The genomic window CTCACAAGTGCTTGTCagtaaataagctcaaataagtcaatcaatAATGTCATGCATGACGGTTCTTGCACATAAAAACTCAATTCTGTCTAAAAACATTAGATCTACCATCTACACATATTGCTAAGTCAAATTATTCAATCATTTAAACTTTAAAAGCATCAACAGTAGGTTAAGTAATCCATAGTTTCATTTTCATACATGATGAAATCATGAAGCTATGAATGTTATAGAGAATAAGAAAAATTTAGGGACAACCTCAATTTGATGAGAATTTAGCAAAATCAACACGAAACGAAGGTCcaattcaaattgaaaaacTCAAAATCATAACCCTAactcaaatttcaatttaaacATTTAGACAAcgattttcaaacaaaaattggAATTATCTGCATGAATGAAATCAAAGGTTTATaagttaagaaaattaaaaaatcaaattgcataaaaataataataataaataaatgtaatgaTCGCAGATTGAGAAGAAGTTACGAACCTGAAGAAACGATAGATCTTTTGTTGAAGTCAAAACCTCgaaagagaaaataatgagttattattatttggatggatttttattattttttcacgTGATGCGAAGGGTAAAAGAACAGAGCGTAAATGGAAATAAAtgatgattttatattttactatggTACCGTTTGTGCGGTTTTTTTAGGTGTAAAggtttttttaatcataaagtttgaaataataaatttttaactaaaattaaaattatttgataaattttactttttttttaataaaaaaataattaaaatttgttgttttattataatatggttaaaagatatgtttaataatatattataatttttcctaaaatataaaagttgtttttgttttttactataatttttaaaaattattgtttgccttacttttaagtaaaaagaagagaaaaaaaaattagctcaAACGGTACCTATGTTTAAGattgtttcttctttcattgtaaaaaaaaaaaataaaatcattcaaTTTAGTTCTGATACCAAGTGATTCCAGTTCATCATGATGACAGTTGTGGGATTGACTCATAGTCCTCCTTACCGAATTCAGTTTCAATTACTACTTAACCGGCCAACTAACTtgattctttctatatttttaaattaacaaCGGTGttattttttaggcttaattagtaaaataatatttttttggtttcacattggtcccttaaagaaaaaaggatagaataggttccttaaagaaaaaatgtctgaatagagttcccttaaagacatatccgtgaatcagattggtcccttaaagacatctccgttaatcagtttggtcctcgaaaaaatggacggaaaaaAGACCAAAccgattaacggatatgtctttaaaggacctattcggatattttttttctttaagaacttattcggacattttttttctttaagggaccaatgtgaaactaaaaatatctttaagggactattttactaattaaacctattttttatatagaaatgATGACTTTCCACGTGGTGGTTAGCTATTGGTTACTTGTGGTAGTTTTAGTATTGCCAACGCAAAGCATTAAACCATTTTGATTGTAAATTCCAACCAACTACCAAGTATAGTAAGTACTATCTACACATacattattttagtttttagttttttttttacttcaaagTAGCTCAGTGGATTCTCATACATTTAAATATAGAGAAATGTATAATCTGAGGTTCGAATTTCAGCTATGTCCCTGGaagctaccatttgagctatcACATTATTTTAGTTTCTAACTGTTGCCATGGAAAAATGTTAAGTAAATACCGGAACCTCTCCATTTATTTCCCTTTGATTGTTTAACAAGTAACTATAAGTACTAGTTAGCAAAATCTTTTTTAAAACATGTGACTGTGTGACTAAAAATGTTCAACCACTATCTTGACAAAATATGCCGGTGAAATTGTTAAGTGGAACTCTCTCTTACACACTTGTGTGagttttgaatttaaatttgaatgaaAGTATTTAATATAGTAATATTatggtccgtttggtgcgcaggatagaatagtgacaggataggatatacaaCAGGATGGTGATAGGATAgaatatcagcaggataacagttatcatcagttatcctatcatgtgtttggtgcacacaggataacaaacatgataactattatatcatatttttaatacatatttgttcataccaatatgataagatacataacatatttaaatgacaaaattaccctcgtaaaacaattgttatttgttaaaaattatattgtaatactttgaattttataaataaaaatataaataagtaattgtacaaaaagaaaaagtaatcaaataactttaaattttaaatacaaatcatgagaaaataaacaaattaagttttttatatgaatcatgatcaaataaataactcaattatacatgttagataagctaaataaatatatgatatatgtaaataataaaactaccattgcaaaagaattatatttaagttgttattaaatttaaattaatattcttattttgcaattttttaataattattttaatttaaaatattgtaattttaggagaattttgattttttagattatataaattacaaaattacccttgtgagaaaatcacatatatatttaaaaattaattattttattattaatttactatcaaattattttattaattttcaattttttattttaaaatatattttatagaataaatcaacgattttttttcttatcctatcctgctggtaacccagctcaaattcaggataaggattttaactagagaaacatgataggataagctccaggattaacttatcatatcctgttgtgtcaccaaacactggattgagacaggatatgatatagttatcctatcatgtctcttatcctgtgcaccaaacggacccttagtaTTTGTTAGTTGAATTATATCTTGCGGATATTAAATGGATAATATTAtttagataaaatatttttaaaaaaaaacttacaaagCATCGCATTGTACCAAtttacttaattaaaattcattaaatTTAAGTTATTAGATTTAGTCTAGCAATAAGGAATTTACAGTAGTATGTTATGGATTCTGAGTTCGATCCTAAAGACTTTAACTCTattgtaaacaaataaaattatcaaatttatcTTAACtctattataattataatttaaggTATCGCTCTCACATTCACAATGATGAAATGCTCTCCACTCCAACCTAGTAATATCCATAAATCAAATATATCTTATAAGCACCCGAATTTGCTACAGCTTGATTTTCACGCAGTTCAACATAATAACAAATCTAAACCATTGATGTGAGATTGGACGGTCTAGATCATATAATCAAATCACACATTAAAACAATCTCAACCCTCGATTTAAATCGGACGACTGTGAGCTATAACTGCGTCACACAGTTACGACGGGAAATCCAACTCCATCTTATAACATAGTGTGTACCATTAATATTATATTCACCTCAACAAAAACATGgtaaaacaaaaaggaaaaagaaaattgatgagCAATATGCTTTGATTTCTAATCTCATTCAAAAAACGAGTCaaaactataaaatataaagaatCACTACAAAACTTTAGCATGTTGATTATTATATTGTTAGTTTTGGACTGTCGGCTCACCTCATCAATAAAACCGAGTATGCAATGCCAAGCAACGCGTTGAATGCATGCCTTAATTTTTTAAGCATTATGTCCCACACCCATCACAATGATGCTACTAAGAAAGATAGATAAAAAGGTAATTGCCCAATCAATATATAACATTCATGTAGCcacccaaaaaatatatatatttcaattctCACAAGTCTTCTTCATAGTTCATGCACTACATCACAAGACATTATAATACTTATAGCTAGACTTGACAAAAGTTTGTTTCATTCTTAGTCTAAATTATATTCCACATACTAATATCAAAATCAACAACTACCCATCCATTATTTTTCCATACTCCAAATTCTTCCACCTACCATACAAAACAAGACAAACCCACTTGCAAGACTTGAACAAACATACACAAGACACACATTTTTCCCCATTCAACTCTTAAGTTTTATTGCAAACAACATTTTGTTGCAAAGTTTagtcccaaaaaaaaattatttgattgctAATGAAATTCCAGATTATAGAGAGCATGAAATATTGGCTAATAGACCATCCAACCATAGTTTGGTTCCGATGGAGTCCTAGCCAATCATGGGGCTCCACGTGGCCATTCCTTGTCACTGCCATCGCCACTTATATAACGGCTGCACTCACACTACACGTCATCCTTAACATCTTCAAACGCCGACGCGCTGTCCCACTAGGACCCATTCCCGCCATACACTACCTCATTATGTCACTAATCTCCGCCACAATTTTCACCGGCATACTATTCTCTGCGGCTGCAGAACTCCGTGACACACGGTGGCTACTCCGGCGAACTAAAACCACCCCTTTTGAATGGTTCCTCTGTTTCCCACTTGGTATTCGCCCCTCAGGTCGCGTTTTCTTTTGGTCTTACGCTTTCTACCTCTCTCGGTTTCTCCATTTATTTCGAACGTTCTTTGTCATTCTCCGTCACCGGAAACTCTCATTTTTCCGGCTGTTCAACAACTCCATTCTCTTGCTTAGTTCTTTTCTATGGCTTGAATTTTCACAGTCTTTTCAAGTTTTGGGGATTCTGTTTTCTACTTCGGTTTATTGTTTGGTTTATGGATTTAGATTTTGGATTGAAATTGGGTTACCAAGTAAGAATTTTTTGTTTACAGTGAATTGTCAAATGATTTTGTTGGGTTGTAATTTGGTTTGTCATGTTGGAGTTCTTTGGTTGCATTTGTTGAGAGGTGGGTGTAATGGATTTGGAGCTTGGATTTTCAATTCTGTGTTGAATGCTGctattctttttctctttttgaagtccTATGTCAATGTGCATTgccaaaagaagaagaatagcACCGCTAGTAGTACTTGTGAcgaaggttttaaattgcggtcacAATAACAATTGAGGTTGTGTCGCAATATAATCTTTGATATTGCAGAGAATTGTGTTTAAATGGAGTTGAATACAGCCTCAATCGCTTTGATGTCATGGTTTAAGTCGCGGCCGCAAAACCAATTGAAGTTGGGTCTAGTAAAATGAGCTAGTCTCATGAACCAACCAAAATTTGAAACTTAGTTAAAGTTAAGGGAATTTATGGAAAATTTTATTGGTGAGGCAAATACTTAGAACTTGGTTTCCGTTGATGTAAATTTTGGTCTTGAGCTTTTTGATGCTTTAGTTTAATTAGGCTCACCTTTGTCTCTTTGAAAATGTTGAGACAAGGAATTGGATACATCATACATAACATATTTCACATACTTTGTAAAGCTTTAATTGATGATTTTCtaattgaaattatataaatattcaGTGCAGTAAAAAAGTAAACTGCAAAAAATGAACATGGTTTGTTTATTACTCGTACCAAGTCTGTGATTTTTGTGTGAAAACTGGCGTGGGAGGAGTAATCACAAGAGAACCAATATGGacactaaaatatttttttccaatgCGGGTTGCAATGCGGGCCGGTTTCAGTTCGAGTGTCACAGCAACAATGATAACAGATAACTATCAAAGTGGCTCTCCCACTTAAATAGCCAATTTTTGTTCCATAAATTATGttaaatttagtattttttttaaaaaaaaatgttaaagggtaaatgatcatttaccccctgcaaaataagcgaattttcgtttaccccctgtgcaga from Trifolium pratense cultivar HEN17-A07 linkage group LG1, ARS_RC_1.1, whole genome shotgun sequence includes these protein-coding regions:
- the LOC123886135 gene encoding elongation of fatty acids protein 3-like, which codes for MKFQIIESMKYWLIDHPTIVWFRWSPSQSWGSTWPFLVTAIATYITAALTLHVILNIFKRRRAVPLGPIPAIHYLIMSLISATIFTGILFSAAAELRDTRWLLRRTKTTPFEWFLCFPLGIRPSGRVFFWSYAFYLSRFLHLFRTFFVILRHRKLSFFRLFNNSILLLSSFLWLEFSQSFQVLGILFSTSVYCLVYGFRFWIEIGLPSKNFLFTVNCQMILLGCNLVCHVGVLWLHLLRGGCNGFGAWIFNSVLNAAILFLFLKSYVNVHCQKKKNSTASSTCDEGFKLRSQ